The following coding sequences lie in one Rutidosis leptorrhynchoides isolate AG116_Rl617_1_P2 chromosome 6, CSIRO_AGI_Rlap_v1, whole genome shotgun sequence genomic window:
- the LOC139854623 gene encoding uncharacterized protein yields MPFGLKNAGAKYQCVIDAAFKHQIGRNLEATKKDVQSFTGKLATITHFLSKAAERRLPFFNTLKNYLKKKDFVWTQEAESAFQEMKKVLAELPTLTVPVSGETLTLYLAASKEAISSVLIAEGGKTQIPVYFVSKTLTGSEVNYSPIEKLVNALVLCKLEVSGRMVKWAVELGEHEINFSSRSAVKGQILADYLAELSADVEASSEHHKIPAPILTPWELYTDGACSIEGAGAGVILTGPDGEEHTYALRFNFAVTNNEAEYEALLAGMWTTQKLEIKILHAYVDSKLFEAFQVSHVMRGQNKKADALSKLAALAFNHLGKRVLIEELHAKSIILMPLVAPVEESISTWMTPIIAFLKDGTVPADSADVTKFIVTLRAIVSFADSAYAGNIKFLIVAIDYFTKWVEARLRATISGKRVRNFVWKDIVCHFGEWSVRSHQPGYSGWNKGKAGHCRISWVDELPNVLWAHHTTPKPSTGETPFSLVYGMKAVVPAEIGVPTFRIQNFDEGSNSEALRENLNLLQECMISAAVKEANNKQKIAKYYNHLVRSRSYKCGDLVWLQNDASHVEDIGKLGPRWEGLSRVVETSNTGAYHLATLGGKPVKCTWHATLLKKFYM; encoded by the exons ATGCCATTTGGTCTAAAAAATGCTGGCGCCAAGTATCAGTGCGTCATTGATGCGGCGTTCAAGCACCAGATaggcagaaatcttgaagc AACAAAGAAGGACGTGCAAAGTTTTACTGGGAAACTAGCGACAATCACTCATTTTTTGTCAAAAGCCGCGGAACGCCGGCTGCCATTCTTCAACACATTAAAGAATTACTTAAAGAAAAAGGACTTTGTGTGGACTCAGGAGGCGGAATCAGCTTTTCAGGAAATGAAGAAAGTTCTTGCGGAATTACCAACACTAACTGTGCCAGTATCAGGTGAAACGCTAACGCTATACCTTGCAGCATCAAAGGAGGCTATCAGCTCAGTTCTCATTGCAGAGGGCGGAAAG ACACAAATTCCGGTTTACtttgtaagcaagacgctgacaggaagtgaagtaaactattcaccaattgaGAAGCTTGTAAATGCGCTG GTATTATGCAAGCTCGAGGTGTCTGGTCGAATGGTTAAATGGGCAGTCGAGTTAGGAGAgcacgaaataaatttttcttcgcgaagcgcggttaaAGGTCAAATACTTGCAGATTATCTTGCAGAATTATCTGCGGATGTGGAAGCGTCATCTGAACATCataaaatacccgcacctattttaaCACCATGGGAATTATACACGGATGGTGCATGTAGCATAGAAGGTGCGGGCGCAGGGGTAATTTTAACCGGCCCAGAtggtgaagagcatacatatgcgttACGATTTAATTTCGCGGTCacaaacaatgaggcagaataTGAAGCTTTGCTAGCGGGTATGTGGACTACGCAGAAACTTGAAATTAAAATCCTACATGCCTATGTGGATTCTAAACTG TTCGAGGCTTTTCAAGTCTCTCATGTTATGCGAGGGCAAAATAAAAAAGCAGATGCGCTTAGTAAACTAGCTGCGCTAGCCTTTAATCATCTGGGCAAGAGAGTTCTCATAGAAGAACTACATGCGAAATCTATTAttttgatgcctttagtggcaccggtCGAAGAATCAATTTCGACATGGATGACACCTATCATTGCTTTCTTAAAGGACGGCACAGTGCCTGCGGATTCTGCAGATGTAACGAAG TTCATAGTTACGCTACGTGCAATAGTATCTTTCGCAGACTCTGCATATGCAGGAAATATCaagttcttgattgttgcaatcgattatttcacaaagtgggtagaAGCACGTCTACGggcaacaatttcaggaaaaagAGTGCGGAACTTTGTATGGAAAGACATTGTCTGCCATTTCG GAGAATggtcagtgcgaagtcaccaaccgggatatagtggctGGAATAAAGGCAAGGCTGGGCACTGTCGTATCAGTTGGGTAGATGAATTGCCAAATGTGCTGTGGGCACATCACACAACACCTAAaccaagcactggtgagactccgtttagTTTAGTATATGGGAtgaaagctgttgtacccgcagagattggggtaccaacgtttcgCATACAGAATTTTGATGAGGGATCGAACTCAGAAGCTTTGCGAGAGAATCTTAACTTACTGCAGGAATGTATGATTTCTGCGGCAGTTAAGGAGGCTAATAATAAACAGAAAATCGCAAAGTATTATAATCATCTTGTGCGCTCGCGCTCCTATAAATGTGGGGATCTAGTGTGGcttcagaatgacgcaagtcatgtaGAAGATATTGGGAAGCTGGGCCCTCGATGGGAAGGTCTATCCAGGGTAGTGGAAACAagtaacaccggggcataccatctggcTACGTTGGGTGGGAAACCTGTAAAATGCACCTGGCACGCGACGTTGTTAAAGAAATTTTACATGTAG